The Chryseobacterium mulctrae genomic sequence CTAAAAGATTTAATATTTCTTTTGGACGAATTTTCAGCAAGGGAAGTCATTTTGCAAATTGATACAATGCAATTTAATTTCACAACTCCGGAGGGTAGATTATTTGCCACATTATTTGGTAGCGTTGCGCAATATGAAAGAGAATTAATTAATGAGCGTACAATTGCCGGGATGAAAGCTGCAAGAGAAAATGGCAGAATAGGAGGGAAGCCTAAAGGTCTAAATGATGAAGCCAAAAAGAAAGCAACTAAAGCATACGATCTTAGAGTAAAAGAACTTTCTATTAATGATATTTTAATTACTGCTGGGATAAAGAGTAAAAGAACTCTCTACAG encodes the following:
- a CDS encoding recombinase family protein; this encodes MKFGYARVSTKDQNLDAQIKVLNKLGCDKIFFEKISGKNIERTELNKLLEIIRAGDTIIVIKIDRLARSLKDLIFLLDEFSAREVILQIDTMQFNFTTPEGRLFATLFGSVAQYERELINERTIAGMKAARENGRIGGKPKGLNDEAKKKATKAYDLRVKELSINDILITAGIKSKRTLYSYLRYEVKRRSILENKEISEDGLWLL